From a region of the Azospirillum formosense genome:
- a CDS encoding DUF2892 domain-containing protein: MSAENAIRHTYDRFFGGAQNLGPLERAVSTGLGLVMAAGGVRRGADVRGAIMGLAGAALVARGMSGHCPLKAMVADEDHDRLSGPRSERYSPGEGPLERTPARTGSYS, encoded by the coding sequence ATGAGCGCCGAAAACGCCATCCGACACACCTATGACCGCTTCTTTGGAGGCGCGCAGAATCTCGGGCCGCTGGAACGCGCCGTGTCCACCGGCCTCGGCCTCGTCATGGCGGCGGGCGGCGTGCGCCGCGGCGCCGACGTGCGGGGCGCCATCATGGGGCTGGCCGGCGCCGCCCTGGTGGCCCGCGGCATGAGCGGGCACTGCCCGCTGAAGGCCATGGTGGCCGACGAGGACCACGATCGCCTCTCCGGCCCGCGCTCCGAGCGCTACAGCCCGGGCGAGGGGCCGCTGGAGCGCACGCCGGCCCGCACCGGCTCCTATTCCTGA
- a CDS encoding Bax inhibitor-1/YccA family protein, whose amino-acid sequence MFDQYPNQSRWGAGAAGVDRAAFDEGLRKHMLRVYNFMMLGLGVTGLVALFVASTPALYVPIFTTPLKWVVMLAPLAFIMVLSFRFHAMSASALQGLFWAFCAVMGVSMASIFLVFTGASVARVFFITAAMFAAMSLWGYTTKADLSKMGSFLMMGLIGIVIASLVNIFVGSSALQFAISVIGVVIFTGLTAYDTQRIKEEYAEGYGHETNTKLAVMGALSLYLNFINLFQMLLQLMGNRE is encoded by the coding sequence ATGTTCGACCAGTATCCCAACCAGAGTCGTTGGGGCGCGGGCGCCGCGGGCGTGGACCGTGCGGCGTTCGACGAGGGCCTGCGCAAGCACATGCTGCGGGTCTACAACTTCATGATGCTCGGCCTTGGCGTGACGGGGCTGGTGGCGCTGTTCGTGGCGAGCACGCCGGCGCTGTATGTGCCGATCTTCACGACCCCGCTGAAGTGGGTGGTGATGCTGGCGCCGCTGGCCTTCATCATGGTGCTGTCCTTCCGCTTCCACGCGATGTCGGCCAGTGCGCTGCAGGGTCTGTTCTGGGCCTTCTGCGCGGTGATGGGCGTGTCGATGGCGTCGATCTTCCTGGTCTTCACCGGGGCCAGCGTGGCGCGGGTGTTCTTCATCACCGCGGCGATGTTCGCGGCGATGAGCCTGTGGGGCTACACCACCAAGGCCGACCTGTCGAAGATGGGCTCGTTCCTGATGATGGGCCTGATCGGCATCGTCATCGCCAGCCTGGTCAACATCTTCGTCGGCTCCAGCGCGCTGCAGTTCGCCATCTCGGTCATCGGCGTGGTCATCTTCACCGGCCTGACCGCCTACGACACCCAGCGCATCAAGGAGGAGTACGCCGAGGGCTACGGACACGAGACCAACACCAAGCTCGCCGTCATGGGCGCCCTCTCCCTCTACCTCAACTTCATCAACCTCTTCCAGATGCTCCTCCAGCTCATGGGCAACCGCGAGTAA
- a CDS encoding DUF1127 domain-containing protein: protein MRTTEATRSSGSSSFTTVFKVIARALSVGIRPVWLVMEAGLNGYERWRQRQALMRLDDHLLKDIGVSRADVDSEVNKPFWRS from the coding sequence ATGCGCACCACAGAAGCGACCCGGTCGTCCGGATCGTCCTCGTTCACGACCGTCTTCAAGGTCATCGCGCGCGCCCTTTCCGTCGGCATCCGCCCCGTCTGGCTCGTGATGGAGGCCGGCCTGAACGGCTATGAGCGGTGGCGGCAGCGGCAGGCGCTGATGCGGCTGGACGACCATCTGCTGAAGGACATCGGCGTGTCCCGCGCCGACGTGGACAGCGAAGTCAACAAGCCCTTCTGGCGGAGCTGA
- a CDS encoding GNAT family N-acetyltransferase encodes MSADAILYAVEPDLTADAFIDVLHRSGLAERRPVADRPRVEAMLRNAGLIVTARNVDGDLVGVARSVTDFAFCCYLSDLAVDRACQGRGIGKELMRRTRAAVGEGVTCLLLSAPKAVSFYEAAGMERHAQAFLFTEKP; translated from the coding sequence ATGAGCGCCGATGCGATCCTCTACGCCGTCGAGCCCGACCTGACCGCCGACGCCTTCATCGACGTGCTGCACCGCTCCGGGCTGGCCGAGCGCCGCCCCGTAGCGGACCGCCCGCGCGTGGAGGCGATGCTGCGCAACGCCGGCCTGATCGTGACCGCCCGAAACGTGGACGGCGATCTGGTCGGCGTCGCGCGGTCCGTCACCGATTTCGCCTTCTGCTGCTACCTGTCGGACCTCGCCGTCGACCGCGCCTGTCAGGGGCGCGGCATCGGCAAGGAGCTGATGCGCCGCACCCGCGCCGCGGTGGGGGAGGGCGTGACCTGCCTTCTCCTGTCGGCGCCCAAGGCGGTCAGCTTCTACGAGGCGGCGGGGATGGAGCGGCACGCCCAGGCGTTCCTGTTCACCGAGAAACCCTAA
- a CDS encoding PhzF family phenazine biosynthesis protein: MRLPLYQVDAFADAVFAGNPAAVVPLEDWLPDATLQAIAAENNLAETAFFVRRGDGYEIRWFTPTVEVDLCGHATLASAFVIATMLEWGCPRIDFATREAGTLSVTRNGDFYTLDFPSRPPEPLAEPPAGLLDALGGPPPTAVLKARDLLVVYEDEATVRALAPDMSALARLEDFYAVIVTAPGSGGVDVVSRFFAPAQGIPEDPVTGSAHCTLTPYWARRLGKERLKARQVSARGGALSCELAGDRVKIAGKAVLYMDGAIYI; the protein is encoded by the coding sequence GTGCGCCTTCCCCTGTATCAGGTCGATGCCTTCGCGGACGCGGTGTTCGCGGGCAACCCGGCGGCGGTCGTGCCGCTTGAGGACTGGCTTCCCGACGCGACGCTCCAGGCCATCGCGGCGGAAAACAACCTGGCGGAAACCGCCTTCTTCGTCCGCCGCGGCGACGGTTACGAGATCCGCTGGTTCACCCCCACGGTCGAGGTGGATCTGTGCGGCCACGCCACGCTGGCCTCGGCCTTCGTCATCGCGACGATGCTGGAGTGGGGCTGCCCGCGCATCGATTTCGCCACCCGGGAAGCCGGAACCCTCAGCGTCACCCGCAACGGTGACTTCTACACGCTGGATTTCCCGAGCCGCCCGCCGGAACCGTTGGCGGAGCCGCCGGCCGGCCTGCTCGACGCGCTGGGCGGACCGCCGCCGACGGCGGTGCTGAAGGCGCGCGACCTCCTGGTCGTCTACGAGGACGAGGCGACCGTGCGCGCCCTGGCGCCCGACATGAGCGCCCTGGCCCGGCTGGAGGATTTCTACGCCGTCATCGTGACGGCGCCGGGCAGCGGCGGCGTTGACGTCGTTTCCCGCTTCTTCGCGCCGGCCCAGGGGATTCCCGAAGACCCGGTGACCGGCTCCGCCCATTGCACGCTGACCCCTTATTGGGCGCGGCGGCTGGGCAAGGAGCGGCTGAAGGCCCGGCAGGTCTCGGCCCGTGGTGGCGCGCTGTCCTGCGAACTGGCGGGCGACCGCGTGAAGATCGCCGGGAAAGCGGTTCTCTATATGGATGGCGCCATCTACATTTAG
- a CDS encoding MaoC family dehydratase: protein MAGRYFEDFRAGDVIDTEGATVTDSQIMDFAQRFDPQPFHMDAVAAAEGPFGGLIASGFHTLSLTFRLFRDTGAITGTSLGGSGGDELRWLRPVRPGDTLRVRVEVLEAIPHRRGDRGTVRLAYTTLNQHGEAVMTITLNHIVATRSVPAE from the coding sequence ATGGCGGGGCGATATTTCGAGGATTTCCGCGCTGGTGACGTGATCGACACCGAAGGGGCGACGGTCACCGACAGCCAGATCATGGATTTCGCCCAGCGCTTCGACCCGCAGCCCTTCCACATGGACGCGGTGGCCGCCGCGGAGGGGCCGTTCGGCGGGCTGATCGCCAGCGGTTTCCACACCCTGTCCCTGACCTTCCGCCTGTTCCGCGACACCGGGGCCATCACCGGCACCAGCCTGGGCGGCTCTGGCGGCGACGAACTGCGCTGGCTGCGCCCGGTGCGGCCCGGCGACACGCTGCGCGTCCGGGTGGAGGTGCTGGAGGCCATCCCGCACCGCCGCGGCGACCGCGGCACGGTGCGGCTGGCCTACACCACGCTGAACCAGCATGGCGAGGCGGTGATGACCATCACCCTGAACCACATCGTGGCGACCCGCAGCGTTCCCGCGGAATAG
- a CDS encoding Hsp70 family protein has product MTACGLDFGTSNTTLGVRTASAGAGTGEGGYGLLPLDGPRTTLPSAVFFDFEADAVTVGQAAVDAYASGVEGRLMRSIKSMLGTDLIDADTALRKGRITFRAVIATFLAAVKERAETALGGELTDVVLGRPVHFVDGDPAGDAAAEEALGEIARSVGFRGISFQYEPIAAALDYEQQVEREELALIADIGGGTSDFSIVRIGPERRGRADRGADILANDGIRVGGTDFDRDLSLATAMPLLGHGSAMKRPGLLAPKHLFFDLATWSKINFLYTAKAMADLERLKRDSATPDRIERLIGVVEHRLGHALAMAVERTKIALSDGPEAGLLLDWGGGGMTRPVSVDELNQATAILAGRIGGRVRACLAEAGTLPAEIDAVFLTGGSTLLPQVRAAILAELPGARVVEGNIFGSVGTGLTIEAARRFGTA; this is encoded by the coding sequence ATGACGGCTTGCGGCCTCGATTTCGGCACGTCCAACACGACGCTCGGCGTGCGGACGGCGTCCGCGGGTGCCGGCACGGGGGAGGGCGGTTACGGCCTGCTTCCCCTGGACGGCCCGCGGACGACCCTGCCCAGCGCCGTCTTCTTCGATTTCGAAGCCGACGCGGTGACGGTCGGGCAGGCGGCCGTCGACGCCTATGCGTCGGGTGTCGAGGGGCGCCTGATGCGCTCCATCAAGTCGATGCTGGGCACGGACCTGATCGACGCCGACACCGCGCTGCGCAAGGGCCGCATCACCTTCCGGGCGGTCATCGCCACCTTTCTGGCCGCGGTCAAGGAGCGCGCGGAGACCGCGCTCGGCGGCGAGTTGACCGACGTGGTGCTGGGCCGCCCGGTTCATTTCGTCGACGGCGACCCGGCCGGTGACGCCGCGGCGGAAGAGGCTTTGGGCGAGATCGCCCGCTCCGTCGGCTTCCGTGGCATCTCCTTTCAGTACGAGCCCATCGCCGCCGCGCTCGACTACGAGCAGCAGGTGGAGCGGGAGGAGTTGGCCCTGATCGCCGACATCGGCGGCGGCACGTCGGACTTTTCCATCGTCCGCATCGGGCCGGAGCGGCGCGGGCGGGCCGACCGCGGCGCCGACATCCTGGCCAACGACGGCATCCGGGTCGGCGGGACCGACTTCGACCGCGACCTGTCGCTGGCGACGGCCATGCCGCTGCTGGGCCATGGCAGCGCCATGAAGCGCCCCGGTCTGCTGGCGCCTAAGCATCTGTTCTTCGATCTGGCGACTTGGTCGAAGATCAACTTCCTCTACACCGCCAAGGCGATGGCCGATCTGGAGCGCCTGAAGCGCGATTCCGCGACTCCGGACCGCATCGAGCGGCTGATCGGCGTGGTCGAGCACCGGCTGGGCCACGCCTTGGCCATGGCGGTGGAGCGCACCAAGATCGCCCTGTCCGACGGCCCGGAGGCCGGCTTGCTCTTGGATTGGGGCGGCGGCGGCATGACGCGCCCGGTGTCGGTGGACGAGCTGAACCAAGCGACGGCGATCTTGGCGGGCCGCATCGGCGGGCGGGTGCGGGCCTGTCTGGCTGAGGCCGGCACGCTGCCGGCGGAGATCGACGCGGTGTTCCTGACTGGCGGCTCTACGCTGCTGCCGCAGGTGCGGGCGGCCATCCTGGCCGAACTTCCCGGCGCCCGCGTGGTGGAGGGCAACATCTTCGGCTCGGTCGGCACCGGCCTGACCATCGAGGCGGCGCGGCGCTTCGGCACCGCCTGA
- the glnA gene encoding type I glutamate--ammonia ligase produces MSDISKVFDLIKEHDVKYVDLRFTDPRGKLHHTAQHVSTIDEDVFEDGIMFDGSSIAGWKAINESDMILQLDPTTAVMDPFSAQPTLNILCDVYEPSTGQPYARCPRGIAKAAEKYMASAGIGDTAYFGPEAEFFVFDDVKFKVEMNKVSYEFDSEEGPYTSDKDYEDGNLGHRPGVKGGYFPVAPIDSGSDLRAEMLSVLAEMGVPVEKHHHEVAASQHELGIKFDTLVRTGDNMQYYKYVVHNVAHAYGKTATFMPKPVFGDNGSGMHMHQSIWKEGQPLFAGNQYADLSELALYYIGGIIKHAKALNAFTNPTTNSYKRLVPGYEAPVLLAYSARNRSASCRIPYVASPKGKRVEVRFPDPSANPYLAFAALLMAGLDGIQNKIHPGDAMDKNLYDLPAEELAKVPTVCGSLREALDSLKADSAFLQKGDVFTKDMIESYIELRTEELLAFETMPHPIEYKMYYSV; encoded by the coding sequence ATGTCCGACATCAGCAAGGTCTTCGACCTGATCAAGGAACACGACGTCAAGTACGTGGACCTCCGCTTCACCGACCCGCGCGGCAAGCTGCACCACACCGCCCAGCACGTCTCGACCATCGACGAGGACGTGTTCGAGGACGGCATCATGTTCGACGGCTCCTCGATCGCCGGCTGGAAGGCGATCAACGAGTCGGACATGATCCTCCAGCTCGACCCGACCACCGCCGTCATGGACCCGTTCTCGGCCCAGCCGACGCTGAACATCCTCTGCGACGTGTACGAGCCGTCGACCGGCCAGCCCTACGCCCGCTGCCCGCGCGGCATCGCGAAGGCCGCCGAGAAGTACATGGCGTCGGCCGGCATCGGCGACACCGCCTACTTCGGCCCGGAAGCCGAGTTCTTCGTCTTCGACGACGTGAAGTTCAAGGTCGAGATGAACAAGGTGTCCTACGAGTTCGACTCGGAGGAAGGCCCGTACACCTCGGACAAGGACTATGAGGACGGCAACCTGGGCCACCGCCCGGGCGTCAAGGGCGGCTACTTCCCGGTCGCTCCGATCGACAGCGGCTCGGACCTGCGCGCCGAGATGCTGAGCGTGCTCGCCGAGATGGGCGTGCCGGTCGAGAAGCACCACCACGAGGTGGCCGCCTCGCAGCATGAGCTGGGCATCAAGTTCGACACGCTGGTCCGCACCGGCGACAACATGCAGTACTACAAGTACGTCGTGCACAACGTCGCCCACGCCTACGGCAAGACCGCGACCTTCATGCCGAAGCCCGTCTTCGGCGACAACGGCTCGGGCATGCACATGCACCAGTCGATCTGGAAGGAAGGCCAGCCGCTGTTCGCCGGCAACCAGTACGCCGACCTGTCGGAGCTGGCCCTGTACTACATCGGCGGCATCATCAAGCACGCCAAGGCGCTGAACGCCTTCACCAACCCGACGACCAACTCCTACAAGCGTCTGGTCCCGGGCTACGAGGCTCCGGTTCTGCTGGCCTACTCGGCCCGCAACCGTTCGGCCTCCTGCCGCATCCCGTACGTCGCCTCGCCGAAGGGCAAGCGCGTCGAGGTCCGCTTCCCGGACCCGTCGGCCAACCCGTACCTGGCCTTCGCCGCCCTGCTGATGGCCGGCCTGGACGGCATCCAGAACAAGATCCATCCGGGCGACGCGATGGACAAGAACCTGTACGACCTGCCGGCCGAAGAGCTGGCCAAGGTTCCGACGGTTTGCGGCTCGCTGCGCGAGGCCCTGGACAGCCTGAAGGCCGACAGCGCCTTCCTGCAGAAGGGCGACGTGTTCACCAAGGACATGATCGAGTCCTACATCGAGCTGCGCACCGAGGAGCTGCTGGCCTTCGAGACCATGCCGCACCCGATCGAGTACAAGATGTACTACTCGGTCTGA
- a CDS encoding P-II family nitrogen regulator, whose protein sequence is MKKIEAIIKPFKLDEVKEALHEVGIKGITVTEAKGFGRQKGHTELYRGAEYVVDFLPKVKIEVVMEDSLVERAIEAIQQAAHTGRIGDGKIFVTPVEEVVRIRTGEKGGDAI, encoded by the coding sequence ATGAAGAAGATCGAAGCCATCATTAAGCCGTTCAAACTCGACGAAGTGAAGGAAGCCCTTCACGAGGTCGGCATCAAGGGCATCACCGTCACCGAGGCCAAGGGCTTCGGCCGTCAGAAGGGGCACACCGAGCTGTACCGCGGCGCGGAGTATGTGGTCGACTTCCTGCCGAAGGTGAAGATCGAGGTGGTGATGGAGGACTCCCTGGTGGAGCGGGCGATCGAGGCGATCCAGCAGGCCGCCCACACCGGCCGCATCGGCGACGGCAAGATCTTCGTCACCCCCGTGGAAGAAGTTGTCCGCATCCGGACCGGCGAGAAGGGAGGCGACGCGATCTGA
- a CDS encoding NAD(P)H-hydrate dehydratase, translating into MDELLSVAEMFRADALTMAGGVPGPVLMEAAGAAVVRAVCERWAPHPTVVLCGPGNNGGDGFVIARLLLEAGWPVRLALLGSRSALRGDAAVAAGRWTGPVEAADPWLLDGNPLVIDALFGAGLARPLDGMAKEVVEAMAGRTVVAVDVPSGLHGDSGQVMGVAPQAALTVTFFRRKPGHLLLPGRVLCGELVVADIGIPDTVLDAIAPRTLVNGPDLWRQRYPWPRFDAHKYARGHAVVLGGARMTGAARLSARGALRAGAGLVTVACPPDSVPVYAAGSPSLIVTDVADGAAFAVLLADPRKNAVLLGPGAGVGEGTRGHVLAALGAGKACVLDADALTSFAESPADLLDRLGGRCLLTPHEGEFARVFPDIAAQEGGKLTRARAAAARCGAVVLLKGADTVVAAPDGRAVVNANAPADLATAGSGDVLAGIALGLIAQGMDAFDAACAAVWLHGEAAGAFGPGLIAEDLPDALPGVLRRLKAGGR; encoded by the coding sequence ATGGACGAACTGCTTTCCGTGGCGGAGATGTTCCGCGCCGACGCGCTGACCATGGCGGGCGGCGTGCCGGGGCCCGTGCTGATGGAAGCGGCGGGCGCCGCGGTGGTGCGTGCGGTCTGCGAGCGCTGGGCGCCGCACCCGACCGTCGTCCTGTGCGGGCCGGGCAACAACGGCGGCGACGGATTCGTCATCGCGCGTCTTCTTCTCGAAGCGGGCTGGCCGGTGCGTCTGGCCCTGCTGGGATCGCGCTCCGCCCTGCGCGGCGACGCGGCGGTGGCCGCCGGACGCTGGACCGGCCCGGTGGAGGCCGCCGACCCCTGGCTGCTGGACGGCAATCCCCTGGTCATCGACGCGCTGTTCGGGGCCGGACTCGCCCGCCCGCTCGACGGCATGGCGAAGGAGGTCGTCGAGGCGATGGCGGGCCGCACCGTCGTCGCCGTGGACGTGCCGAGCGGCCTGCACGGCGACAGCGGCCAGGTGATGGGGGTGGCCCCGCAGGCGGCGCTGACCGTCACCTTCTTCCGCCGCAAGCCCGGCCATCTGCTGCTGCCGGGCCGCGTCCTCTGCGGCGAACTGGTGGTCGCCGACATCGGCATTCCCGACACCGTGCTCGACGCCATCGCGCCGCGAACCCTGGTGAACGGTCCCGACCTGTGGCGGCAGCGCTACCCCTGGCCGCGGTTCGACGCGCACAAATACGCGCGGGGGCATGCTGTGGTGCTCGGCGGGGCGCGGATGACCGGCGCGGCGCGGCTGTCGGCGCGGGGCGCGCTGCGCGCCGGGGCGGGGCTGGTCACGGTGGCCTGTCCGCCCGACTCGGTGCCGGTCTACGCCGCCGGCTCGCCCAGCCTGATCGTGACCGACGTCGCGGACGGCGCGGCCTTCGCGGTCCTGCTGGCCGACCCGCGCAAGAACGCGGTGCTGCTGGGGCCGGGCGCCGGGGTCGGGGAGGGCACGCGGGGCCACGTCCTCGCCGCCCTGGGCGCGGGCAAGGCCTGCGTTCTGGACGCCGACGCGCTGACCAGCTTCGCCGAGTCGCCCGCCGACCTGCTCGACCGGCTGGGCGGCCGCTGCCTGCTGACCCCGCACGAGGGCGAGTTCGCCCGGGTCTTTCCGGACATCGCGGCGCAGGAGGGCGGCAAGCTGACGCGCGCCCGCGCCGCGGCGGCGCGTTGCGGCGCGGTCGTTCTTCTGAAGGGTGCCGACACGGTGGTCGCGGCGCCGGACGGGCGGGCCGTCGTCAACGCCAACGCCCCGGCCGATCTGGCGACCGCCGGGTCGGGGGACGTGCTGGCGGGAATCGCGCTCGGGCTGATCGCCCAGGGGATGGACGCCTTCGACGCCGCCTGCGCCGCGGTCTGGCTGCATGGCGAGGCGGCTGGCGCCTTCGGGCCGGGGCTGATCGCCGAGGATCTGCCGGACGCGCTGCCGGGGGTGCTGAGGCGGCTCAAGGCGGGCGGGCGCTGA
- a CDS encoding malonyl-CoA decarboxylase: protein MSETPNTKHAETKPTEPVPGQSAAIGAGTPPGLLDRTLDTLRAGWREIAASARGAVGAAPRANLPKEDAERLKEQIEACLEGRGGEVSARARAAQLGRTYLALDGQGRRNFLMMLARDFDVDRAAVDQAMATFQTAGDPVSRGHAERALRRALEPPRLRLLTQFNGLPEGVKFLVDLRAELMEMARGEPLLQALEDDLKSLLRNWFDVGFLEMRRITWDSPASLLEKLIKYEAVHEISGWRDLKDRLDSDRRCFAFFHPRMPNEPLIFVEVALVQSMSDNVQALLDPSAPVCDPKSADSAIFYSISNAQVGLAGISFGNFLIKRVVDGLAGEFPNIKCFATLSPIPGFRRWLDRELAVRGDSLLTPPEAERIAEVMAVRPGAGESDMDAEADERPVLAGALALPDWHSDEELQKQLRGPLMRLCAHYLTTARASDRRGERPGAAPARALDPVAHFHLSNGARMERLNWLGDRSPKGVRQSCGMMINYRYKLGEIDANHEAYRGEGKVNASSAIRSLGKGGA from the coding sequence ATGAGCGAGACGCCCAACACCAAACACGCCGAGACCAAGCCCACCGAGCCCGTCCCCGGCCAGTCCGCCGCTATCGGGGCGGGAACGCCGCCGGGCTTGCTCGACCGCACCCTGGACACGCTGCGCGCGGGCTGGCGCGAGATCGCCGCCTCCGCCCGCGGGGCGGTCGGCGCCGCGCCGCGCGCCAATCTGCCCAAGGAGGACGCCGAGCGGCTGAAGGAGCAGATCGAAGCCTGCCTGGAGGGTCGCGGCGGCGAGGTGTCGGCGCGGGCGCGGGCGGCGCAGCTCGGCCGCACCTATCTGGCGCTGGACGGGCAGGGGCGGCGCAACTTCCTGATGATGCTGGCGCGCGATTTCGACGTGGACCGCGCCGCCGTCGATCAGGCGATGGCCACCTTCCAGACGGCGGGCGACCCGGTGTCGCGCGGCCATGCCGAGCGTGCCCTGCGCCGCGCGCTGGAGCCGCCGCGGCTGCGCCTGCTCACCCAGTTCAACGGCCTGCCGGAAGGGGTGAAGTTCCTGGTCGACCTGCGCGCCGAGCTGATGGAAATGGCGCGCGGCGAGCCGCTGCTCCAAGCGCTGGAGGACGATCTCAAGAGCCTGCTGCGCAACTGGTTCGACGTCGGCTTCCTGGAGATGCGCCGCATCACCTGGGACAGCCCGGCCTCGCTCTTGGAGAAGCTCATCAAGTACGAGGCGGTGCACGAGATCAGCGGCTGGCGGGACCTGAAGGACCGCCTCGATTCCGACCGCCGCTGCTTCGCCTTCTTCCACCCGCGCATGCCGAACGAGCCGCTGATCTTCGTCGAGGTCGCGCTGGTCCAGAGCATGTCGGACAATGTCCAGGCGCTGCTCGATCCCTCCGCCCCGGTCTGCGACCCGAAGAGCGCCGACAGCGCCATCTTCTATTCCATTTCCAACGCCCAGGTCGGCCTGGCGGGAATCAGCTTCGGCAACTTCCTGATCAAGCGGGTGGTGGACGGGCTGGCCGGCGAGTTCCCCAACATCAAATGCTTCGCCACCCTGTCGCCGATTCCCGGCTTTCGCCGCTGGCTGGACCGGGAATTGGCCGTGCGCGGTGATTCGCTGCTCACCCCGCCCGAGGCAGAACGCATCGCGGAGGTCATGGCCGTCCGTCCGGGCGCCGGCGAATCGGACATGGACGCCGAGGCGGACGAGCGTCCGGTGCTGGCTGGCGCCCTGGCTCTGCCCGACTGGCACAGCGACGAGGAGCTGCAGAAGCAGTTGCGCGGCCCGCTGATGCGGCTGTGCGCGCATTACCTGACGACGGCGCGCGCGTCGGACCGCCGCGGCGAACGGCCGGGCGCCGCCCCGGCGCGGGCGCTCGACCCGGTCGCGCACTTCCACCTCAGCAACGGCGCCCGCATGGAACGGCTGAACTGGCTGGGCGACCGGTCGCCCAAGGGGGTGCGGCAGTCCTGCGGCATGATGATCAACTACCGCTACAAGCTGGGCGAAATCGACGCCAACCACGAGGCTTACCGGGGGGAGGGCAAGGTCAACGCCTCGTCCGCGATCCGGTCGTTGGGCAAGGGGGGCGCGTGA
- the tig gene encoding trigger factor has protein sequence MNITETSADGLKREYKVVISAQDIEQKVQGRLEELRRTVQLPGFRPGKVPVAVIKQRYGGSVLAEALEDAIADSSRQALNERGLRIAMQPKINVEKYEDGGDLSYTMGVELLPDVEPGDLSGLELEKPVATVEDSAVDEALTRLASAHSVQAPVTEDRAAEKGDIAVIDFAGSVDGEALPGMDGKDYPLELGANQFVPGFEDQLIGAKAGEHRTVKVTFPADYPHDRLKGADTVFEVDVKELRKNVPAEVNDDLAKEFGMESLEKLREAVGDRIKSEYANVSRLRVKRQLLDKLAEAHSFEVPPGMVDVEFEGIWQRLQQELKNGTAGEDAGKPEEELKAEYRGIAERRVRLGLLLSEIGRRNDIQVTQDEINRALIAEARRFPGQERQVFEFFKQNREALENLRAPIFEDKVVDYILDQAKVSEKPVSAEELMKDPDEEAEAA, from the coding sequence ATGAACATCACCGAGACCAGCGCCGACGGCCTGAAGCGCGAGTACAAGGTCGTCATTTCCGCCCAGGATATCGAACAGAAGGTGCAGGGCCGGCTCGAAGAGCTGCGCCGGACGGTGCAGCTCCCCGGCTTCCGTCCGGGCAAGGTGCCGGTTGCCGTGATCAAGCAGCGCTACGGCGGCAGCGTGCTGGCCGAGGCTCTGGAGGATGCGATCGCCGACAGCTCGCGCCAGGCGCTGAACGAGCGCGGCCTGCGCATCGCCATGCAGCCGAAGATCAACGTCGAGAAGTACGAGGACGGCGGCGACCTGTCCTACACCATGGGCGTCGAGCTTCTGCCGGACGTCGAGCCGGGCGATCTCAGCGGCCTGGAGCTTGAGAAGCCGGTCGCCACGGTCGAGGACTCGGCCGTCGACGAGGCGCTGACCCGTCTGGCCTCCGCCCATTCGGTGCAGGCCCCGGTCACCGAGGACCGTGCGGCCGAGAAGGGCGACATCGCCGTGATCGACTTCGCCGGTTCGGTCGACGGCGAGGCCCTGCCGGGCATGGACGGCAAGGACTACCCGCTGGAGCTGGGCGCCAACCAGTTCGTTCCGGGCTTCGAGGACCAGCTGATCGGCGCCAAGGCCGGCGAGCACCGCACGGTGAAGGTCACCTTCCCGGCGGACTACCCGCACGACCGTCTGAAGGGCGCGGACACCGTGTTCGAGGTGGACGTCAAGGAGCTCCGCAAGAACGTTCCGGCCGAGGTCAACGACGACCTCGCCAAGGAGTTCGGCATGGAGAGCCTGGAGAAGCTGCGCGAGGCCGTCGGCGACCGCATCAAGAGCGAGTACGCCAACGTGTCGCGCCTGCGCGTCAAGCGCCAGCTCCTCGACAAGCTGGCCGAGGCCCACTCCTTCGAGGTCCCGCCGGGCATGGTGGACGTCGAGTTCGAGGGCATCTGGCAGCGCCTTCAGCAGGAGCTGAAGAACGGCACGGCCGGCGAGGACGCCGGCAAGCCGGAAGAGGAGCTGAAGGCCGAGTACCGCGGCATCGCCGAGCGCCGCGTGCGCCTGGGCCTGCTGCTGTCGGAGATCGGCCGCCGCAACGACATCCAGGTGACCCAGGACGAGATCAACCGCGCCCTGATCGCGGAAGCCCGCCGCTTCCCCGGCCAGGAGCGTCAGGTGTTCGAGTTCTTCAAGCAGAACCGGGAAGCGCTGGAAAACCTCCGCGCCCCGATCTTCGAGGACAAGGTCGTCGACTACATCCTGGACCAGGCCAAGGTCAGCGAGAAGCCGGTGTCCGCCGAAGAGCTTATGAAGGACCCCGACGAGGAGGCCGAGGCGGCCTGA